From Anopheles coluzzii chromosome 3, AcolN3, whole genome shotgun sequence, the proteins below share one genomic window:
- the LOC120959331 gene encoding uncharacterized protein LOC120959331 produces the protein MIVTCSTVVLLLSGLTAIAAGELPKPFVCAAQMEINSTEAALKNALFCGTSYNPRYRPVKYQQDRLAMYIGAEVINVEKVRNYDSRLEITLELLMQWYDAFLHWNKRTSGNIETINVAEQDLWTPTFAAKSFQRSPRIQNTKQCTRVKCHLSYDGEVIYTVLCTFTVDCYTEARYWAFDTKICTLRIYSVEYDTNQLSLFHFQRRLSYPSYSLLPYKITSFQMATVNSTMSPEFRMDIVIERLVGSHLVVFLVLIVMFCFLNLFSLWFSIDTSARTIAVVLGTVMQGMFLVILYWYGMVKMKPVITLAHLLLGSFALGVIAFGWTYYARGQITSRKGCTECPLAVIQTISCLRKNRPLTSFLSIGYLNGSIKKDTLSPEWEDNLPEANRQTQVRNLPQDDDTASTTNDDSDVTWQDMVQPVDRILFCAMLTMYLLMFIVYVF, from the exons ATGATCGTTACGTGTAGCACCGTAGTACTGCTGTTATCCGGATTAACGGCTATAGCGGCTGGTG AGCTCCCGAAACCATTCGTTTGTGCGGCTCAGATGGAAATTAATAGCACTGAAGCTGCATTAAAAAATGCCCTATTTTGTGGGACAAGCTACAACCCGCGTTATCGGCCAGTGAAGTATCAGCAAGATCGACTTGCAATGTACATCGGGGCTGAAGTAATCAATGTCGAAAAG GTGCGCAATTACGATTCTAGGCTGGAGATAACGCTAGAGCTGCTGATG CAATGGTACGACGCTTTTCTACACTGGAACAAGCGTACGAGTGGCAATATAGAAACGATTAATGTAGCTGAGCAAGACCTCTGGACGCCAACATTTGCAGCAAAATCGTTTCAACG ATCGCCTCGCATCCAAAACACTAAACAGTGTACCCGTGTCAAGTGCCATCTTAGCTACGATGGAGAAGTTATCTATACGGTGCTGTGTACATTCACGGTCGACTGTTACACCGAGGCAAGATACTGGGCATTCGATACGAAGATTTGTACGCTGCGTATTTATTCCGTCGAGTACGATACCAACCAATTGTCGCTGTTTCACTTCCAACGCCGCCTCTCGTACCCGAGCTATTCGCTGTTGCCGTACAAAATTACCTCGTTTCAGATGGCCACTGTTAACAGCACGATGAGTCCCGAGTTTCGCATGGATATTGTCATCGAGCGATTAGTTGGTTCGCATTTGGTCGTTTTTCTCGTACTGATCGTCA tgttttgtttcctgaACTTGTTTAGTCTCTGGTTTAGCATCGACACTAGCGCTCGAACGATCGCCGTCGTCCTGGGTACCGTGATGCAAGGTATGTTTCTTGTTATCCTCTACTGGTACGGCATGGTGAAGATGAAACCAGTTATCACTTTGGCACACCTGCTTCTTGGTTCGTTTGCTCTCGGCGTTATTGCTTTCGGATGGACGTATTATGCAAGAGGTCAGATTACCTCCCGCAAGGGATGCACTGAGTGTCCGCTAGCGGTAATTCAGACCATAAGCTGTTTAAGAAAAAATCGACCATTAACATCGTTCTTGTCCATCGGATATCTAAACGGAAGCATCAAGAAAGACACATTATCCCCTGAATGGGAAGATAACTTACCGGAAGCGAATAGGCAAACACAGGTACGTAATCTACCACAGGATGACGATACGGCTTCCACCACAAACGACGATAGTGATGTTACGTGGCAGGACATGGTGCAGCCAGTGGATCGCATCCTGTTCTGTGCCATGCTTACGATGTATCTGCTGATGTTCATCGTGTATGTGTTCTAG
- the LOC120959330 gene encoding transmembrane protein 62-like: MRFTTVAFALIVFIVVFSIFVANLANLIGIDKQLSNRLDAASNDGEQRQPKQLKLDDQHNHLMWFLQVSDIHISMYLDPARVPQLIEFCNRTVDIIAPSVVLASGDLTDAKTSNFLGSQQHEQEWRWYHEVLRDTNVLNKTVWLDIRGNHDNFNVPALQTRQDLFTNYSAQGRHHTRSYMHQVAAGSERYTFIAVDACLDPGPKRPFNFVGMLSRNETQHLINLAERSRELNTNYTIWFGHYPTSCILTPGLGTGGIRNLIGRYREAYAYLAGHFHTLGGAVPRMYTLQEEGFLELELGDWMRNRRYRLAAFDHGLFSFVDIHHNQWPVVLVTNPKDALFNIPGKEDLQSIVDSTHIRMLIFSPAKVVECQVKIDGASWQDCQRISHQLFVVPWEPKRYKRGLHKLLVYVLDADGRSRVVEQRFTLDGSRLQFDFLAKLVLMYDTNKVFQTFFSVALIIYLVPLCVFRIWHTLVRKGTVARPRLRTLCCGGWIRKMWILSTVDRLMFPIVGYCLYLTCGPWSIGEVIDGHMGVVFVWGIFVNNAFLPGTLTYLYGFFQLMLCQLPLTIIFANNVVRRFYRRSGEKNYGWTMALWKNSAFILIMTVEVLLAAIFWNSYGLLAFIITPLRAWSIVLNVILWYQSRYIPEKCLRSASAVWSSSEPKLSSLAN, translated from the exons ATGCGGTTTACTACGGTAGCATTTGCTTTGATCGTATTTATTGTCGTCTTTTCGATATTTGTTGCTAACCTTGCCAACTTGATCGGTATCGACAAGCAATTAAGTAACCGGCTTGATGCCGCATCGAACGATGGGGAGCAAAGGCAGCCCAAACAGCTGAAGCTGGATGATCAGCACAATCATTTGATGTGGTTTTTACAG GTTTCCGACATACATATTAGTATGTATCTGGATCCGGCCCGTGTACCGCAGTTGATCGAATTCTGCAACCGAACCGTTGATATCATCGCACCATCAGTAGTACTGGCCTCGGGAGATCTAACCGATGCCAAAACGTCAAACTTTCTCGGTTCCCAACAGCACGAACAGGAGTGGCGTTGGTATCACGAGGTGCTGCGGGACACGAACGTGCTGAACAAAACGGTGTGGCTGGACATTCGTGGAAATCATGACAACTTTAATGTGCCCGCACTGCAAACCCGGCAGGATCTATTCACAAACTATTCCGCTCAAGGCAGACACCATACCCGGTCATACATGCATCAGGTGGCAGCGGGTAGTGAACGTTACACATTCATCGCCGTTGACGCTTGCTTAGATCCAGGACCGAAACGGCCCTTCAATTTTGTCGGAATGCTGTCGAGGAATGAGACGCAACATCTGATAAATCTAGCCGAACGGTCCCGGGAGCTCAACACGAACTACACCATTTGGTTCGGACACTATCCCACCTCGTGCATCCTTACGCCGGGACTAGGTACGGGTGGTATCCGTAATCTGATTGGTCGATACCGGGAGGCTTACGCGTATCTGGCCGGACATTTCCATACGCTCGGTGGAGCCGTACCCCGGATGTATACGCTGCAGGAGGAAGGGTTTCTCGAGCTAGAACTTGGCGATTGGATGCGCAACCGACGGTATCGGCTGGCGGCTTTCGATCATGGTCTCTTCTCGTTCGTCGACATCCATCACAACCAGTGgccggtggtgctggtgaCGAATCCAAAGGACGCTTTGTTCAACATTCCAGGGAAGGAAGATCTACAGTCTATCGTGGACTCTACGCACATACGTATGCTGATCTTTTCGCCGGCGAAAGTGGTAGAATGTCAGGTGAAAATAGACGGTGCCAGTTGGCAAGATTGCCAACGCATCAGCCATCAGTTGTTCGTTGTACCGTGGGAACCGAAGCGTTACAAACGTGGGCTGCATAAGCTTTTGGTCTACGTGCTGGATGCGGATGGAAGAAGCCGTGTGGTGGAGCAACGGTTTACCCTGGACGGGTCTCGGTTGCAGTTCGATTTTCTGGCCAAACTGgtgctgatgtatgatacAAACAAAgtgtttcaaacatttttcagCGTGGCGTTGATCATCTATTTGGTaccgttgtgtgtgtttcgtataTGGCATACCCTGGTTCGCA AGGGCACTGTGGCAAGGCCCCGCCTGCGGACATTATGCTGCGGTGGATGGATACGAAAAATGTGGATTTTGTCGACTGTCGATCGTCTAATGTTTCCTATCGTGGGATACTGCCTCTATCTGACCTGCGGCCCATGGTCCATCGGAGAAGTCATCGACGGCCACATGGGagtggtgtttgtgtggggtatttttgtaaataacGCGTTTCTGCCTGGCACGCTCACCTATTTGTAtggattttttcaactaatGCTCTGTCAGCTTCCATTGACCATAATATTTGCCAACAACGTCGTACGACG CTTTTATCGTCGTTCCGGTGAGAAGAACTACGGTTGGACAATGGCACTGTGGAAAAATTCTGCATTTATTCTGATTATGACAGTCGAGGTTTTACTGGCCGCGATATTTTGGAACTCGTACGGATTACTGGCCTTCATCATTACACCACTTCGAGCATGGTCCATTGTATTGAATGTAATCCTCTGGTACCAGTCGCGCTACATTCCGGAAAAATGTCTACGTTCCGCATCTGCCGTTTGGTCGTCCTCTGAACCAAAACTTTCATCGTTGGCGAACTAA